The Syntrophorhabdus sp. genome segment TGACTACGTCAAATGGGCAAAGGCGATCGATAATGTCGCTGCCGCCTACTGCTATCCCCTCGCCCAGGGGCTTGGCACCGTGGATGTCGTCGTCGTGGCAAACGAGGCGAACACGGGCGCCGAGGTGCCCTCGTCTCACACGACCCTCTCCGGGACAGTGACGTCGACGGGTGAGCTCCAGCTCATCGACACGGCCGCCACCTTCGTCACCTCGGGAGCACAGAAGGGCGATCGGGTGACGAACACCTCCGCCGGCACGGAGGCGAAGATCATATCCGTCGACAGCGAGACGCAGCTCACCCTGGATACGGATATCTTCACCCAGGCAGGTGAGGCCTACGAGATCCCCTCGCTCATCACCGAGGTGAAGGATTACATCGACGATCAGAGGCCGGTCACGGCCTCCGTGGTCCGGGTCCTCGGTCCCGAGATCCTCAGCCAGGCGGTGACGATGACCGTTACCGGTGACAGTGCGGATAAGACGCAGATCGCGGCCGACATCGAGGCGTACATGGAGGGGCTTATCCCGGGTCAGACGCTCTACACCTCGCAGCTCACCGCGATCGCCATCCAGAACGGCGCGGACAACGCCACGGTGACGACGCCGGCAGCGGACGTCTCTTGCACGGACTATCAGATGATACGCCCGGGGGAGATCGATGTCTCATAGCGATGTGATCAGGCTTCTCTTCCCCATTGAGCTCACGGGGGTATCGGACGGGGATATCGCCCTTGAAGGAAGCGTTCTCGATGCCGCTGAAACCCAGGCCCGGGAGCTCCTCGAGGAGATGTTCCCGGACAGGAGCGTCAAGTGCCTCACCGACTGGGAGCGTGTGTGCGGCCTCACGCCGGCAACCGACGCGACGCTGCAGTCCCGGAGGGATAACGTCGTGCGCAAGCTCCGGGAGCGAGGCGGGCTCTCCCGGGCATACTTCATCGCCCTGGCGGCCGCCATGGGCTACACGATCACGATCGAGGAGCTGCAGCCATTCATGGCGGGCTGGAGCCGGGCCGGGGATCCCCTTTATGAGGAAGAAGTGCGGTTCATCTGGAGGGTCAAGGTATCGGGCCAGGCGCTGTACTATTTCCGGGCGGGGCTGTCGACGGGAGGGGAAAGGCTCCTATGGTGGCCGTCCGTGACGGCGCCCGAGGATCTCTTCAACAACCTGAAGCCTGCCCACACCTACATCATATTTGACTACAGTTAAGGAGGGATACCATGAGCAAGACCACATACGTCGACGGCAACCCCGCGGAGGGGGTCCCGGGAACGATCGTTACAGCGGATTTCTTGAACAAGGTCAATAACCACCATCACACCGGGAGGGATATCGACGGCGAGGGGGCGCTGGCCTATGCCGCGGATACCGGGGAGGCTAACGCTTACGTCCTGTCGCTCTCTCCGGCGCTCGACGCCTACATCACCGGCATGCCTATATGCTTTAACGCCGAAAACGCCAACACCGGGGCGTCGACGATCGATATCAACGGGCTGGGCACGAAGACGATTAAGAAGAACGGAAGCGAGGACCTCAGCATCGGGGACATCCTCGCCGGGCAGATCGTGACGGTCATCTATGACGGGACGAACTTCCAACTCATGGCCGCGCCCAGGGCCCTGCCACTTCGGGATGCGGCCCGGGGGCTCATCGTCAAGAATAACACCTCGAACCCGAATTACCAGGTCGACATCACCGCCGATGAGATGATCCTCCAAGACAGCGCCGGCAACCCGATGCGCATCCTCAATCTGAGCATGACGGCAGACATAACGGTGAGCGGCGCGGGTGGTCTTGATGCGGGCTCGGAGGCTGCCTCGACATGGTACCACCTCTGGGTGATCGCCAAGGCCGACGGGACGAAGTCGGTCATCTTCTCGACGAGCGCTACGGCGCCCACACTGCCGGCGGGGTACACATATAAGGCATATACGGGGGCCTGGTACAACGGCTCTGACGGGCATTTCAGGAAGGCTTATCAAATTGGCCGCCGGGTCACGATGGAAGGAATGACAGCCGATATGTCAGGCGGGACGGCAACGAGCTACACGGCTGTTACGATTAGTGTCCCTACAACCGCGCGGATATGGCATGGTTGCCTCGGTATTACGGCAAATTCGGGCGTGGGGTCGATCCTGTTAGCGAGTGATAGCTCGTGGGCGGGTAACTGTTCTCAAATCGGATGGGCAGGTAGTAGTGTGTTGCATCAAGCAATGCACAGCATAATAATCAAAACCCCACAAACACTCTACTATGCCCTTCAAGGATCACCGTATGTGACCTTAGCTGGGAGCCTGTGGACATCAGGATGGGAATACTAAGGAGGACCTTCATGAAATACGCCTACATTCTAACAGACGGCCAGGCTCACGATCTGAGGTTCGTGGCCGATGACTATACCCCGGCTCCGGGGGAAACCATCGCCGACGGGGACATTCTGCCCGACATCGAGACACTTCACGAGGCGTCATACATCGCCGCAAGGGCTGCCGCGGCCCTGAAGGTCTCGGCCCAGGAGGCCCTCGACAGGTCGGACATCACGATCCTGCGGTGCTACGAAAACGCCGTGGCGGTCCCCGGGACCTGGCAGACATACCGGACGGAACTAAGGGCGATCGTCTCCGGGACCTCATCGGCGACGGAGCTGCCCGGAATGCCGGCATACCCGGAAGGGACATAAAGGAGAGGCGGACAGTACCCAAGGGAGTTAGCCCTCCCTCAGACAAGCGTTAGCGCGCTTGACGGGATAACCCGCTACCATCCGCCATAGGACTTGAATTATGCTCGAGAGTAAACCAGAGCAAAGAATGTAGCAGGGAACCCCCGGTAAAATCAAACTCTATTTGATATAGGAGGGCTAACCCATGAAAAGTTTCTTATCGTATTACGGCGGCAAGTCGCTTCTCGCGAAGAGAATCATCCCCAGGATCCCGGAACACACCTGCTACTGCGAGGTATTCGCCGGGGCCGCCTGGCTCCTTTTCAAAAAGGAAGAGTCGAAGGTAGAGGTCATAAACGACATCAACAAGGACCTGGTCACACTGTACCGGGTCATCAAGCATCATCTCGAGGAGTTCATCCGTTATCTCAAATGGATCCTCGTGGCCAGAGAGGAATTTGCCCGGTTCAAGGCCGAAAACCCGGAGACCCTGACGGACATCCAGAGGGCGGTGCGGTTCTACTATCTTATGAGGACGGGGTATGGAGCCAAGCTCGTCGGACAGACGTTCAGCGTCGGGCCCACCAGGCCGTCATCGCTCAACCTCCTCAGAATCGAGGAGGAGCTCTCCGCAGCCCACCTGCGTCTATCCAGGGTCTATATCGAGAACATGACCTATCAACGGCTCATTGAACGTTTCGATCGCCCTGAGACCTTTTTCTACATCGATCCGCCCTATTACGGGTGTGAAGAGGATTATGGGAAGGGGATATTCGACAGGGAAGACTATCGGCGACTTCGGGACGTTCTCACCGGGATCAGTGGACAGTTTGTTCTGTCTATCAATGACGTTCCCGAGATTCGGGAGGTCTTCAAAACATTCTTGATCGAGGAGGTTAAGACGAGCTATACCATCTCGGGAGCGGACAAGCAGCAGAGGGTCACAGAGCTCCTGATCCGAAACTACGAACTGCCATCAGAATCAAGCGCGATTTGACAGTATCAAATAATTTTCAAAGGTTAGTTATAACGTTATTTGCTACTCAATTATCGCACGCGGCTACAAGATGGGTGATGGGGGACGGGGGATAGAAACGGTTCAAGGGTTCAAAAGTTCAAGAGTTCAAGAGTAAAAAGGAAAGAACGCCGGATGCCTTCGGCCGGTGTGCGAATTGTGCAAACCACCCCCCTTCGCGACCTTTTCCGTGAACCTTGAACCTTGAACCTTGAACTGCCTTTCCCCCCTTTCCCTGCGCGCCCCATTCGTGGTATAGTCTTACCCTGTCATGAAACGTATAATCGTAGGTACCGCGGGGCATATCGATCACGGTAAGACGACCCTGATCAGGGCGCTTACGGGCATCGATTGCGATCGTCTCAAGGAGGAGAAGGAGAGGGGCATTACCACGGAGCTTGGTTTTGCCCACTGGCGCCTGGATGAGGATCTGCTTGTCGGTATCGTCGATGTCCCCGGTCATGAAAGATTCGTACG includes the following:
- a CDS encoding DUF2313 domain-containing protein, with the protein product MSHSDVIRLLFPIELTGVSDGDIALEGSVLDAAETQARELLEEMFPDRSVKCLTDWERVCGLTPATDATLQSRRDNVVRKLRERGGLSRAYFIALAAAMGYTITIEELQPFMAGWSRAGDPLYEEEVRFIWRVKVSGQALYYFRAGLSTGGERLLWWPSVTAPEDLFNNLKPAHTYIIFDYS
- a CDS encoding DNA adenine methylase; this encodes MKSFLSYYGGKSLLAKRIIPRIPEHTCYCEVFAGAAWLLFKKEESKVEVINDINKDLVTLYRVIKHHLEEFIRYLKWILVAREEFARFKAENPETLTDIQRAVRFYYLMRTGYGAKLVGQTFSVGPTRPSSLNLLRIEEELSAAHLRLSRVYIENMTYQRLIERFDRPETFFYIDPPYYGCEEDYGKGIFDREDYRRLRDVLTGISGQFVLSINDVPEIREVFKTFLIEEVKTSYTISGADKQQRVTELLIRNYELPSESSAI